One window from the genome of Podospora pseudocomata strain CBS 415.72m chromosome 1 map unlocalized CBS415.72m_1.2, whole genome shotgun sequence encodes:
- a CDS encoding uncharacterized protein (EggNog:ENOG503P51E; COG:S) translates to MAMFKGGPGAWDPVHPGISKIYQYRPLTPKCQEHDYTIRLLHLLPARDSDASLRCWLIEKGYRDYWGIPVYHDYHAVSYTWGDPVFPEALEVLPNSFSSPTESLGVIRITQNLHSALKHLRRRDVPVVLWVDAVCINQSDVTERNSQVSNMPNIYKKASSTIVWLGDESAVDDARLCMSFFENLGRLSSTSQDQQHSTSWRKRFEINQLVGDFLDENKAEIAFFLERPWFRRRWIVQEVVLAKSVAIHCGRWKIDWDTFHLAMFELFESDQGIFTQDHRTTMRTMTGVRNGGRTITAVRNIGVAAKKQLPLDTLVEFASFLCADPRDRLYALYGVIKRWSPRQVTMQLSQISNIDYSLPTETVFTNFAAELMQINTHDLQLVASRYWIVTHVLQLATAFGQRDMPGDHFGIKIPSWVVDWTGDLCFEPLQHSRANGVAFEALRGNDVVQFLPNKEHPSHLVMVGIPFDMVTATISLDIAPMLLTNSVHKARVSLNKFLSEVARHVHDDSYKPTSEHLVTALAISLVANWDHTPSNSYFAQDPRFIQDFLAQLRNQQYHLPEMLHKWPAYVELMAITMRGRSLFLTAKGYMGIAATAVKTSDVVSLLDGQSVPFILRPERAAKYSVYHGERGAVEAPDCFDYQAMRYSYDMAMLASDPGAYNSFSLISDAYVHGLMKGESNGIMKKHGDDLALKIISIS, encoded by the coding sequence ATGGCCATGTTCAAAGGCGGTCCGGGGGCATGGGACCCGGTGCATCCGGGTATCTCCAAGATTTACCAGTACCGCCCGTTAACACCGAAATGTCAAGAACACGATTACACCATCAggctccttcatctccttccGGCCCGAGACAGCGATGCTTCTCTCCGTTGCTGGCTGATTGAGAAGGGCTACAGGGACTACTGGGGGATACCCGTCTACCACGACTATCATGCCGTGTCGTACACCTGGGGCGACCCTGTTTTTCCAGAGGCTCTCGAGGTCCTTCCTAACAGCTTTTCATCTCCCACCGAGTCACTTGGTGTCATCCGCATTACGCAAAATCTTCACTCGGCCTTGAAGCACCTAAGACGGCGCGATGTTCCCGTGGTTCTCTGGGTGGATGCTGTATGCATCAACCAGAGCGATGTCACGGAGCGCAACAGCCAAGTGTCCAACATGCCCAACATATACAAGAAGGCTTCGTCGACAATAGTTTGGCTCGGGGACGAATccgctgttgatgatgctcgGTTATGCATGAGCTTTTTCGAGAACCTGGGGAGACTTTCGTCAACTTCTCAAGACCAGCAGCATTCTACCTCCTGGCGAAAACGATTCGAGATCAACCAGCTTGTGGGAGACTTCCTGGATGAAAACAAGGCTGAAATTGCATTTTTCCTCGAGAGGCCTTGGTTTCGCCGTCGTTGGATTGTACAAGAAGTCGTTCTGGCCAAAAGTGTGGCCATACACTGCGGACGGTGGAAGATCGACTGGGACACCTTTCACCTCGCCATGTTTGAGCTCTTTGAGAGCGACCAAGGGATATTCACACAAGATCATCGCACAACCATGCGGACAATGACAGGCGTCCGCAATGGCGGTCGTACCATAACAGCAGTGCGCAACATTGGCGTGGCAGCAAAGAAACAGCTGCCGCTGGACACTCTTGTCGAGTTTGCATCGTTTCTCTGTGCCGACCCTCGGGACAGACTTTACGCCCTATATGGTGTCATCAAGCGTTGGTCCCCACGCCAGGTCACGATGCAATTGAGTCAAATCAGCAACATTGATTATTCCTTGCCGACCGAGACCGTCTTCACGAACTTCGCAGCTGAATTAATGCAGATCAATACGCATGATCTTCAACTTGTGGCGTCCAGGTACTGGATTGTCACCCATGTTTTGCAGCTTGCGACAGCGTTCGGTCAACGGGATATGCCGGGTGATCATTTCGGTATCAAGATCCCGTCATGGGTGGTGGACTGGACGGGAGATCTGTGCTTCGAGCCACTGCAACACTCACGAGCAAACGGCGTTGCATTTGAAGCGCTCAGGGGCAATGATGTGGTTCAGTTCCTCCCGAACAAAGAACATCCATCTCACCTTGTGATGGTCGGCATACCGTTTGACATGGTCACAGCAACCATATCACTTGATATCGCCCCAATGTTACTGACCAATTCGGTCCACAAAGCCAGAGTATCTTTGAATAAGTTTCTCTCCGAAGTGGCTCGTCACGTCCATGACGATTCTTACAAGCCGACTTCGGAACATCTTGTTACGGCCTTGGCAATTTCACTCGTTGCAAATTGGGACCATACTCCCAGCAACTCGTACTTTGCACAAGACCCTCGCTTCATCCAAGACTTTCTGGCACAACTACGGAATCAACAGTATCATTTGCCTGAAATGTTACATAAATGGCCAGCGTACGTCGAGCTGATGGCTATTACAATGCGAGGACGGTCTCTTTTCCTGACTGCCAAAGGATACATGGGCATtgcagcaacagcagtcaAGACCAGTGACGTTGTCTCTTTACTGGACGGCCAAAGTGTGCCCTTCATTTTAAGACCGGAGCGAGCCGCAAAATACTCGGTTTACCATGGCGAACGGGGCGCCGTGGAAGCGCCGGATTGTTTCGACTATCAGGCCATGAGGTATAGCTATGACATGGCGATGCTCGCGAGCGACCCAGGCGCATACAACAGCTTTTCTTTAATCAGTGATGCTTACGTGCATGGCCTCATGAAAGGGGAAAGTAATGGGATAATGAAGAAACATGGCGATGATCTTGCGCTGAAAATAATATCAATTTCTTGA
- a CDS encoding uncharacterized protein (COG:Q; EggNog:ENOG503P32W) produces the protein MQAPFCRDCFTGTLRGDITPVGTEQTVHNVPSYVSLPPEGARSLGTVVIITDALGWKLRNTRVLADAYARRVPCTVVVPDFHKGTSLTEKFLILADALSTANIFTKIWTYVRVVPELVRFLLYNRYAVAAPRVNAFFHSLRQELGPSGKIGVAGFCWGGLYTIRLTHMSPPLVNCAFTAHPSLISVPADIDKVKDDTPLSIANGDDDQYLRRAKMETVVKMLQDRERHEVVVYEGAKHGFAVRGDIGDPKQKERGQGSEDQAVGWFRRWMA, from the coding sequence ATGCAAGCCCCATTCTGTAGAGACTGCTTTACCGGCACTCTCCGTGGAGACATCACTCCGGTCGGCACGGAGCAGACTGTCCACAACGTGCCTTCCTATGTCTCTCTTCCACCTGAAGGTGCCCGTTCCCTCGGCACCGTCGTAATAATCACCGACGCCTTGGGCTGGAAGCTGCGAAACACCCGCGTTCTTGCCGATGCATACGCACGGCGTGTGCCTTGCACAGTCGTTGTTCCCGACTTTCACAAAGGAACCTCACTCACCGAGAAGTTCCTCATCCTGGCAGACGCCCTCTCCACAGCCAACATCTTCACCAAAATCTGGACCTACGTCCGTGTTGTCCCCGAGCTCGTCAGGTTCCTCCTCTACAACCGATACGCCGTCGCTGCTCCCCGAGTCAATGCCTTTTTCCATTCCCTTCGACAAGAGCTTGGCCCGTCAGGCAAAATTGGCGTGGCTGGCTTCTGCTGGGGAGGGCTGTACACAATCCGCCTTACCCACATGTCCCCACCTCTGGTCAACTGCGCATTCACTGCCCACCCGTCCCTGATCTCCGTTCCGGCTGATATTGACAAGGTAAAGGATGACACACCGCTCAGCATCGCAAACGGAGATGACGACCAGTACCTAAGGCGTGCTAAGatggagacggtggtgaaAATGTTGCAGGATAGAGAAAGAcacgaggtggtggtgtatgaAGGTGCCAAGCACGGATTTGCCGTCAGGGGTGATATTGGGGATCCgaagcagaaggagagggggcaGGGGAGCGAAGACCAGGCCGTGGGGTGGTTCAGGAGGTGGATGGCGTAG
- a CDS encoding uncharacterized protein (EggNog:ENOG503PBP9; COG:S), translating to MLTIPGGASGSISGSNLCVHVFLFQQYLINNPYTMNLLESDEILKRNDKITSFVLVNPDRVDDDDVDIFVVKSPGPPPFTHHNETKASSLDEPAEKSQDANLGSKPSATIRSMTQLCDTCYNALNYFGYHANLHKTKGEEAMEGLPAACLLHNGAKTLQDGEDGRCHLCVFLMANLRVKRLAMESIDESNIEMCWQSGPAPKRLHFALTHRGHPRAAKNYWNILKLQIWPFSEFDKALFGMTEGKGMERHPTTESEQTRDNALEWLKRCQTNEDGKHNQCNSAASRDWLPTRLLDVKSAIETSMVKLVTPLDTPRDFEQEREYITLSHCWGKWGASQLPVLTTGNIAERLREGVSISLLPKTFADAIKAASWFKVRWLWIDSLCILQDSKEDWQRESIMMYDVYKNALLNISADDSPDGRFGCFRNRDPLAVLPMNISFNGQESWKFWLTPDTHAVFDSITKSSLAKRGWVFQERQLSRRVLHFTSHELMWECCAEAPYFASETFPGGTPFKSVFNGNPKFQTRTKLNVAPDTSPELYKAWNTIYKEYSGKIFSHVQDRLVALSGLAQEFEVALPDDTYLAGIWRSTIPQSLLWQSSGDSSPVGSTGSYIAPTWSWLSIAGPVSPSALDYSGSTYSLVDIVDATTTPVFPAKPTASLKDASITMRCFMRPVEVRPDYEKKPWYMLAMGGGKTHKLSIKEEDGTEAFCVSNFHSDAFDFSFDIEWDQDMENGPDVVAGYFVPLIMRKPTEYESLCIRGLLVEPVGDGPKATYKRIGLLTVYGSHCQRVKYMATHSDKNEAEQKWDQLLKCLRATHESSEKLKDDKEEDSSECESSAEKEDSEERVLTEKLESLKVGESDEDRAQIDLGSIDATERLYALDGVVGSELQSMFEKLSLKEIKLI from the exons ATGCTGACAATCCCAGGTGGGGCTTCAGGGTCCATCTCAGGCAGCAATCTCTGTGTTCatgtttttctctttcaaCAATATCTCATCAACAATCCCTACACAATGAATCTCCTTGAATCGGACGAGATTCTGAAGCGCAACGATAAGATTACATCGTTTGTGCTTGTCAACCCGGATCgggtcgacgacgacgatgtcgaCATCTTTGTAGTCAAATCACCCGGCCCACCCCCATTCACACACCACAATGAGACCAAAGCATCCTCCCTGGACGAACCAGCAGAAAAATCTCAAGATGCAAACCTTGGATCTAAACCGAGCGCAACCATCCGCAGCATGACCCAACTCTGTGACACCTGCTACAACGCCCTGAACTATTTTGGCTATCACGCGAATCTTCATAAAACCAAAGGCGAAGAAGCGATGGAGGGACTTCCCGCGGCATGTTTGCTGCACAATGGCGCAAAGACCCTTCAAGACGGGGAAGATGGCCGCTGCCATCTCTGCGTCTTCCTCATGGCTAACCTGCGGGTCAAACGGCTGGCGATGGAGTCGATTGACGAATCCAATATCGAGATGTGTTGGCAGTCCGGCCCAGCCCCTAAACGACTGCACTTTGCACTGACCCACCGGGGACACCCAAGAGCTGCAAAAAACTACTGGAACATCTTGAAGCTTCAAATCTGGCCTTTCTCCGAGTTCGACAAGGCACTGTTTGGCATGACCGAGGGGAAGGGCATGGAACGACACCCGACTACGGAATCCGAGCAAACCCGGGATAATGCGCTAGAGTGGCTGAAACGATGTCAGACAAACGAAGATGGCAAGCACAACCAATGCAACAGCGCGGCTTCTAGAGATTGGTTGCCAACCAGACTTCTGGATGTGAAATCAGCAATTGAGACGTCAATGGTGAAGTTGGTGACGCCTTTGGACACCCCACGAGATTTCGAGCAAGAACGAGAGTACATCACACTCAGTCATTGCTGGGGGAAATGGGGGGCCAGTCAGTTACCTGTCTTGACAACAGGAAATATTGCAGAGAGACTTCGGGAAGGTGTTTCGATATCGCTATTGCCCAAGACATTTGCAGATGCTATCAAGGCGGCAAGCTGGTTCAAAG TCCGATGGCTCTGGATCGATTCACTGTGCATTCTCCAGGACAGCAAAGAGGACTGGCAACGAGAGTCCATCATGATGTACGACGTCTACAAGAATGCACTGCTCAACATCTCGGCAGACGATTCCCCTGACGGTCGTTTTGGCTGCTTTAGGAACAGAGATCCACTGGCTGTTTTGCCCATGAACATTTCCTTCAATGGGCAAGAAAGCTGGAAATTCTGGTTGACTCCGGACACACATGCTGTTTTTGACAGTATTACCAAGTCCTCCCTGGCGAAAAGAGGGTGGGTCTTTCAGGAGCGCCAGCTGTCTCGCAGAGTGTTACACTTCACCTCTCACGAGCTCATGTGGGAGTGTTGCGCGGAAGCCCCCTATTTCGCAAGCGAAACTTTCCCAGGAGGAACACCGTTCAAGTCGGTGTTTAACGGGAACCCCAAGTTCCAGACTAGGACCAAGCTCAACGTGGCGCCAGACACCTCACCCGAGTTGTATAAAGCCTGGAACACGATATACAAGGAATATTCTGGCAAGATCTTCAGTCACGTCCAGGACAGACTCGTGGCCTTGTCGGGCCTTGCGCAGGAATTTGAGGTCGCTCTGCCAGATGACACGTACCTTGCTGGGATATGGCGCTCCACAATTCCGCAGTCACTACTGTGGCAGTCCTCTGGGGATTCAAGTCCTGTGGGGTCGACGGGAAGCTACATCGCGCCGACTTGGTCCTGGCTATCAATCGCTGGGCCCGTCTCTCCGTCCGCTCTCGATTATAGCGGAAGCACATACTCCCTAGTCGACATTGTGGACGCGACAACCACACCGGTCTTTCCGGCAAAGCCCACCGCTTCTCTCAAGGATGCCTCCATCACAATGCGCTGCTTCATGCGTCCTGTCGAGGTTCGCCCGGATTACGAGAAGAAACCCTGGTACATGCTTGCTATGGGAGGTGGAAAAACCCATAAGCTGTCAAtcaaagaggaggatggcacGGAAGCCTTTTGTGTTAGCAATTTCCATTCCGACGCCTTTGACTTTTCATTCGACATCGAGTGGGACCAGGACATGGAGAATGGACCGGATGTAGTGGCGGGGTATTTTGTGCCATTGATTATGAGGAAACCTACCGAGTACGAATCGCTGTGCATTCGTGGCCTCCTGGTTGAGCCTGTCGGTGACGGACCGAAGGCTACATACAAGCGTATCGGTCTCTTGACCGTGTATGGGTCTCACTGCCAGAGGGTCAAATACATGGCGACGCACAGTGACAAAAATGAAGCCGAGCAGAAATGGGATCAACTGTTGAAGTGCCTTCGGGCAACCCACGAAAGCTCAGAGAAGCTGAAGGACGATAAAGAAGAGGACTCTTCAGAATGCGAATCATCTGCGGAAAAGGAAGATTCTGAGGAACGAGTCCTTACCGAGAAGCTCGAAAGTTTGAAAGTTGGGGAAAGTGACGAGGATAGAGCTCAGATTGATCTTGGTTCAATTGATGCAACGGAAAGGCTGTACGCTCTTGATGGCGTGGTGGGCAGCGAGCTGCAGAGCATGTTTGAGAAGTTGTCTTTGAAGGAGATCAAGCTGATCTAG
- a CDS encoding uncharacterized protein (EggNog:ENOG503P3FW), whose protein sequence is MCNPPRHQSTASTSSSPGIGPGVGTGTITAAVRALIPAHPVCTEALAVAKSILPASILYHSLRVYFYATAFMRLFEDLLPPDAHHAPSIRSTMASEYDNPTPSCTPRAAPHVLFVACILHDIGTASTYNDVPERFEVVSADVAENLLRAHGIPEKEVRDAWLAMSLHTSPGIAERLGGTVRALRLGVRADFGSYPPPPPQLIDTWADVIRWQLPRLEIEKELGDTVCEQGIQNPQKAPGGSWPGDLVRAKRDNPDWEGVNRGF, encoded by the coding sequence ATGTGCAACCCTCCAAGACATCAATCAACCGCTTCCACATCCAGCTCTCCAGGGATAGGACCAGGAGTTGGGACCGGCACCATCACAGCGGCCGTTCGAGCCCTCATTCCTGCACATCCAGTCTGCACCGAAGCTCTCGCGGTCGCCAAATCCATCCTGCCAGCTTCCATCCTGTATCACAGTCTCAGAGTGTATTTCTACGCTACGGCCTTTATGCGTCTTTTTGAGGATCTCCTTCCACCAGACGCACATCATGCCCCTTCGATCCGATCGACCATGGCCAGCGAATATGACAATCCCACACCTAGTTGCACACCGCGAGCAGCACCCCATGTCTTGTTTGTAGCCTGCATCCTCCACGACATTGGCACTGCCTCGACCTATAACGACGTGCCAGAGAGATTCGAGGTTGTCTCGGCCGATGTTGCTGAAAACCTACTCCGAGCACACGGCATCCCCGAGAAGGAGGTCCGAGACGCGTGGCTCGCCATGTCGTTGCATACCTCTCCCGGGATCGCAGAGCGGCTGGGAGGGACGGTCCGAGCCCTTCGATTGGGCGTCCGGGCAGATTTTGGAAGctacccgccgccgccgccgcaatTAATCGACACCTGGGCTGATGTGATACGCTGGCAGTTACCAAGGCTCGAAATTGAGAAGGAACTGGGAGATACAGTCTGTGAACAGGGCATCCAGAATCCTCAGAAGGCTCCGGGAGGAAGCTGGCCGGGTGATCTAgtgagggcgaagagggatAACCCAGACTGGGAAGGGGTGAATCGGGGAttctga
- a CDS encoding uncharacterized protein (EggNog:ENOG503P3XX), whose translation MREPYMTQILEETKRYEFRKYRMADTVKRAWFYRVTPISAITHVGEIAPSVTRRGDSVTVRKDNLENERLVLDIPAWKWGQYADEILTVYELETPITLHKLEEKDGFAGPPRGMVYLPDMIKQDVDWENQKKVGSLWAQRTWN comes from the exons ATGCGCGAGCCCTACATGACCCAGATCTTGGAAGAAACAAAACGCTACGAGTTTCGCAAATACAGAATGGCGGACACTGTCAAGAGGGCTTGGTTCTATCGAGTTACTCCAATTTCAGCAATTACTCATGTCGGGGAGATCGCTCCGTCAGTGACAAGGAGAG GTGACAGCGTGACTGTGAGAAAGGACAACTTAGAGAATGAAAGACTGGTTCTGGATATCCCAGCATGGAAATGGGGGCAATACGCAGATGAAATTTTGACGGTGTATGAACTGGAAACGCCAATCACGCTGCACAAGTTAGAGGAGAAAGATGGCTTCGCGGGGCCACCAAGAGGAATGGTTTATTTACCGGATATGATAAAGCAAGATGTCGATTGGGAAAACCAAAAGAAGGTTGGTTCACTGTGGGCCCAGAGGACTTGGAACTAG
- a CDS encoding uncharacterized protein (EggNog:ENOG503P1A1; COG:S), whose product MADPLSIGASVLAFIGLADRIIRLSKFCIDGLKDAPSDIRMIHGEVSSLRAIIDILAESKAPSFLENNAALLNCHRCLSDLETLLPTDAGVGLPRRRLTIAELAWPLKQSKARKTLVELSQHKATLLLIVSGDVLHELRAIKTTLHEIQNNVTESERRSIQTWLEQTNPSRLHNAAISKHEPETCAWLTRSDEWKLWTSSTSPYRMLWIYGIPGAGKTVLASFAIEKIRLLCEGATKYVYAYYYCHYYNAQDEAIPLLRWVVAQVSRQLGWAPVELKRLHDRGCEPTVPELQHILELALARLERLFIIVDAVDESMPRDEIIRLLATISLDARFYKVRILATSRHYGDIERFFSAISSSISMKNPYVDSDIQRHIRARFQSSMRLRRWQNSFQAIEEALVSGANGMFRWVDCQLHSIERLGDKTKLASVLQDLPRDLTESYIRIFEAIPEVDQPFIKRILLWVYGDSRTQWDGRGINGKLLLEAVSFDLYGIKDNAFDWAYLQDLCGCLIAVRNELLNPGVTDGDSFDDGASCWVTLAHYTVWEFLSSYHILSTPVSAFATSTEVAERQYAVGILRNALAARPEDPGTHWRRDREAYCLVVGCMFLGSPWLQTSEDLDLFYQFMDPQNPHYRRFGPIQARALRGEEDFSSHCFFILAIPSQFRVPKQAFKRENNAEVVLNAHLLKNWLYVGAGRSLALPAIGRLSQDEVWELGKHQVAGHFIRLNKSGEVQEIGFDERVWDITSPPTRRLRAASLDPRAGSPALVSSNESNKKRKLDSGSMTRG is encoded by the exons ATGGCAGACCCTTTATCCATTGGGGCGAGTGTCTTGGCTTTCATTGGCCTGGCAGATCGCATCATCCGCCTCAGCAAGTTTTGCATCGACGGGCTCAAAGATGCGCCCAGCGACATTCGCATGATCCATGGCGAGGTATCATCCCTCAGGGCAATCATCGACATTCTGGCCGAATCAAAAGCTCCATCATTTTTGGAAAACAACGCCGCTCTCCTCAACTGCCATCGTTGTCTCTCCGACCTGGAAACTCTGCTTCCCACCGATGCGGGTGTTGGCCttccccgccgccgccttaccATTGCAGAGCTCGCTTGGCCCTTGAAGCAATCAAAGGCTAGGAAGACTCTGGTTGAGCTCTCGCAGCACAAGGCTACCCTCCTCCTGATTGTATCAGGTGATGTACT GCATGAGTTGCGCGCCATCAAGACAACGCTGCACGAGATTCAAAATAATGTCACTG AATCCGAGCGTCGTAGCATTCAGACTTGGCTGGAGCAGACGAATCCGTCACGGCTTCACAATGCTGCCATCAGTAAACACGAACCAGAGACATGCGCATGGCTGACACGCTCTGATGAATGGAAATTGTGGACGTCCTCGACATCTCCTTATCGAATGCTCTGGATTTACGGAATACCTGGTGCTGGCAAGACGGTATTGGCCTCCTTTGCCATCGAAAAGATCAGGCTCCTTTGCGAAGGCGCCACCAAATACGTTTACGCTTATTACTATTGTCATTACTACAACGCCCAAGACGAGGCTATACCACTACTGAGATGGGTAGTCGCCCAGGTTTCTCGACAACTCGGCTGGGCTCCTGTCGAGCTCAAACGCCTCCATGACAGAGGCTGTGAGCCAACCGTCCCAGAGCTACAACACATTCTTGAACTTGCCCTGGCACGACTGGAACGGTTATTCATTATTGTCGATGCAGTTGATGAAAGCATGCCGAGGGACGAGATAATACGTCTACTTGCGACAATATCTCTCGACGCCCGATTCTACAAGGTCCGCATCCTTGCAACGAGTCGCCACTACGGTGACATCGAGCGCTTCTTTTCTGccatatcatcatccatctccatgaaAAACCCGTATGTCGATTCCGATATTCAACGTCACATTCGTGCAAGGTTTCAGTCTAGCATGCGCCTTCGGCGATGGCAGAACTCTTTCCAAGCAATCGAGGAGGCATTGGTGTCGGGAGCAAACGGCAT GTTTCGCTGGGTGGACTGTCAACTGCACAGCATTGAGCGTCTTGGGGACAAGACAAAACTCGCATCCGTCTTGCAAGATCTTCCTCGTGACCTGACCGAGTCGTACATCAGAATATTCGAGGCCATCCCCGAGGTCGACCAGCCATTTATAAAACGGATCCTTCTGTGGGTATATGGGGACTCCAGAACACAATGGGATGGTCGAGGTATCAATGGAAAGCTGTTACTAGAGGCAGTTTCCTTCGACCTGTACGGCATCAAGGACAATGCCTTCGATTGGGCATACCTGCAAGATCTTTGTGGCTGCCTCATAGCAGTGAGGAACGAACTTTTGAACCCAGGGGTTACTGATGGTGACAGTTTCGATGACGGGGCCAGTTGCTGGGTCACCCTTGCACATTACACTGTCTGGGAGTTCCTCAGTTCCTACCACATCCTGTCGACGCCTGTTTCAGCATTTGCAACATCTACCGAAGTTGCTGAGCGGCAGTATGCGGTCGGCATCCTTCGCAACGCCCTGGCAGCGCGTCCCGAAGACCCAGGAACACATTGGCGGCGCGACCGCGAGGCGTATTGCCTAGTTGTGGGATGCATGTTCTTGGGCTCACCATGGCTCCAAACCTCCGAGGACCTAGACCTGTTCTATCAGTTCATGGACCCTCAGAACCCTCATTACCGCCGATTTGGCCCGATACAGGCACGTGCGCTGcgcggcgaggaagatttctcttCTCACTGCTTTTTTATTCTGGCAATTCCTAGCCAGTTTCGAGTTCCTAAACAAGCCTTCAAAAGGGAGAATAACGCAGAAGTGGTTCTGAATGCCCACCTACTTAAGAATTGGCTTTATGTGGGCGCTGGGCGCTCCCTAGCGCTGCCAGCTATTGGTCGCTTGTCGCAAGATGAAGTTTGGGAGTTAGGAAAACACCAGGTTGCCGGTCACTTCATTAGACTGAATAAGTCAGGAGAGGTACAAGAAATCGGTTTCGATGAGAGGGTCTGGGATATTACGTCCCCGCCAACTCGAAGATTACGTGCCGCGTCGCTCGATCCCAGAGCCGGATCGCCAGCCCTTGTTTCGTCAAATGAGAGCAACAAAAAGAGGAAGCTAGACAGTGGGTCAATGACTCGAGGATAA